tatagctAGTGTGCAtagtatatatatcatatataaaatttgttaatgatTAGTGCATTAGATAATTGTCTTAAGCTTTAACAGATTTAGTATATGATACATTGTATTTATACTAAAGACAATTATGCTGGTTTAATGAAAAAGAGTGCTCGTAGCATTTCCAGTCTGCTATTCGAAAAATATATAGTACTCTTagaatatatttcaaatttgtcattaattatatatgattctACATGTTTTCTTTCAATGTCATGTATAACTTAGCATTTTGTTCCTCTACTTACTTTGTTGTTCCATACGTAAACTCCTTCGATCTCTTCATTTCTTTCCTTTACTATTGTAATAAAAGGGTTTTCACTAGAATGATCTTCAAAATTCGTAGCACTTTTCAAGGTATCACCATCTCGTCACAAATTCATCTTtataaacaaaagaataaagtgCCAAAAAGAGGTTTACGAGACTCACACCTGGTGCCAAAGGAAGACCCTTAGATGATATATAGCCTGAAGATCGATTGTGCTAGCTTGATCCATTCGAAAGTATGTCTTGTCTTTTCTCTAGTAAAATTGAAAGTTAAAATTCAACAGAAGGGACTTTGAAAATTGCCAAACTTATTATCCAATAATCGAGCATGATAATTGATATTCAAAATTAACTCTGTCCACCCAAGACTTAATAGTTatacttataaattttattttaaatatactgaaggtattattttattaaattttacttatgatattttttaattttatatatctaaTTGAAAGATAATTATGCACGGATTCTTAGAAATGTCGAATTTAAGAGATCAGGAGAACAAATATCAACATCCAAGTGTCACTATCATTATTCACCTttcattgtttgtttttttttctaaaacaattaaaataagcaTCATccatcttaaattttttattccacGTAAAGATAAGAGTTGAATTTCGGGTCGTGACACcctaaatataactttttaaaataaccaCAAAAAATAATCTACAATTTTCCACTACACAACATTCATTGTATAATCAAAATACACCTTTAATGTAAactcttattttattcaaaacaaaacttATAGATAAACTTTACTTAGTGATAATGGTATACAATAAGGAAGTTGATGATGCAGAGCATGGCTATTCATCAACTAAATGCCAAAAACACGTTGCAGAAGGAGACAACATGAATAGGAACAACCAATTAAGAAAAGCTTGTTGATTTTGACATGCCTCATTTAATTTATAGGGACCACAACTATTTCAGAGTAACTCAGATTCGACTTTGCGTGAAGGAACCCATCTCCTTGGCGATTTGTCTCAGCACAAACTTCTGTATCTTCCCCGTAGAAGTCTTAGGAAGCTCATCTTTGAAAATCACCGTTCTGGGAACCATATAATGCGGCATGTTATCCCTGCAATACTCAATTATCTCCTTCTCAGTgggtttctctttctcttttatctctctCTTCAAGCTCACGAACGCGCACGGCGTCTCTCCCCAATACTCATGCGGCCGCGCCACCACCGCCGCCTCGTTCACCGCCGGGTGTCCGTACAGAACCGACTCCACCTCGACGCTGCTCAAATTCTCGCCGCCGCTGATTATAACATCCTTTGACCTATCTTTGATCTCCAAGTACCCATCTTCGTGCATCACGCCAACATCCCCGGTGTAGAACCAACCGTTCTTGAAACAACTCGCGGTTCCTGAAGGGTCTTTCAGGTAACCTAACATCACACACCCACCTCTCATCACAACTTCTCCGATGCTAACCCCGTCGCGCTTCACGCTCTCCCCGGTGGGACCCACCACGTCCACCTCCGCCATCCCCGCCGTTCTTACCCCCTGCCGCGCCTTCAGCCTTGCCCTCTCCGTCGCCGGCAGCTTGTTCCACTCCCCCTTCCACGCGCACGACACCACCAACCCTCCGGTCTCAGTCAAGCCATATCCATGACTCACGACAAACCCCAACGCCTCTGTTCTGAAGAGCACCGCCGCAGGCGGCGGTGCTCCGGCGGTGAGGATCTGAACCGGTTTCTCCAACGGCTTATTATCAGGGGAGTTGGTTAGCATGTTGAGCACCACCGGCGCGCCGCACATGTGAGTCACGTGATGGCGTTTTATGAGAGAGTAAACAATCTCAGCGTCGAACTTGCGGACACAGATATTAGTTCCGCCCACAGCAGCGATCCCGTACGGGAAGCTCCACCCGTTAGCATGGAACATCGGAAGAGTCCAGAGATAAACCGGGTTCTTCGGAACAGCCCAATCAATAAGAGTGTCCACTGAAATAATAAACGTTCCACGGTGGCAGTGGACAACGCCTTTGGGAGACGACGTCGTTCCAGAAGTGTAGTTAAGTACCATCGGGTCCCACTCGGAGTTGGGTAGGACCCACTTGAATCCCGGATCACCCTTGCTTACAAGCCCCTCGTAGGTGTCGAGGAAATTATCAACGGCGGGTGCGGCTTTCTCTTTCTCCACGGTTTCGTCTGTGATGAGAATTAGGGTTGGGCGTTGATTTTGGTTTTCAGGGAAGAGAGATAGGGCTTCGAGGACGAGGTCGCGTGAGGCGCAGTCGACGAAGACCAGCCTGGAGTTCGCGTGGCGGAGGATGACGGAGACGGTGCGGGCGTCGAGGCGGGTGTTGATGTTGTTGAGAATTGCGCCGGCGAAAGGGACGGCGAAGTGGAGCTCGTACATGGCGGGGACGTTCGGGGCGAGGACGGAGACGACGCTGCCGCGGCGGATGCCGAGGGAGGAGAGGGAGGAGGCGAGCTGGAGGCATCGGCGGCGCGTGAGGGACCAGGTGAAGGTGGTGTGGTTGTAGACTAGGGAAGGGACGTGGGCGTAGACGGTGGCTGCTCTGTCCAAGAAGGCGAGTGGAGTGAGAGGGGATGAGTTAGGAGCGCTTGGCTTCAGCTGTTCCATTAGGAGAAAGATTCTCTGAAGCAAAACACACACCCACGCTGCTTCTGAATGAATGAACAGAACGTATATACACAGCGTCTTGCTCGTGTAGTGATGAGGGAGAAATATATGTTAAATCATTCATTTCCTCTAATATTTAAGAATGATTTAGTTAGATCTTTTCGTCCATATTTGCACGTGACTCTCTTACACTTTCTGATAATTCAGTAAATCTCATTAGATAAAGTGATGATTAAAAATTGTCTCCTTGTTCAATAAATCTCATTAGATAAAGTGATGATTAAAAATTGTCTCCTTGTtgttgtgttattattattattgtcttataaattaaaaaaagagttgaattattataaaacaaaaagctCGAATCCCTAATCTCTTTTTTCATGTTctttaaaccataaaaaatcCCATGTGGCTTTAATGAGATTTAGTGTTCCCATGCATGGGATTGACAGCATTGAAGTGTCGCATGTCCACTGTGATAATGTTTTGTGGCTCTGTAGAGTATAGATCTGAGAGTGGCCAGAAATAGAGGAGAACATGACGGTGGTTGAGATCAAATATTAGGGTTTTCAGATTGTTGCTCTTGTTcctctttcctttttattttttttttaaatctccgTTATTACTTGCATTTGAGATTTGATTtgagattttaatttgaatttgagattttaatttggatttgatttttttttatctcgatTGTGACTTGCATttgagatttgatttgatttggaattTTAATTTGGATTTGAGATTTGAGTTGGGAATTATTTTATAGAACTACTGtgtaattttgcttttaaaaataattagtggtcgttttgaatattttaatatgtgAAAACTAGTAATTAATCGTTTTTAactttcataaaatataaaagtgataTGTATCACTAATTCATTAACACCGTTAACTTTAATTTAGACGAAATGAGCTAattgagttatttttaaaaattagaagatgaaattaaataatttaataattagaataacaaatcaaattttaaaaataaatgagaggaAAAACAGTAATTCAAGCATTTCGATTCCctaatttctaaaaaatgtgTAGAGGTCTCGAATGTAACGAATCTAATCATCTAACGTGACGtacgaaaaggaaaaaaaaaggctatGGTTAATGATATGAAATGATGCAGCGAATAAAGAGGTACAGAAAAGTGTATATGATATAAtgtgaatataaattttttttttgctgaatatgAAATAGATAGAATAAATAGAAAGTGTAAAgtgaatataaattttaagagtaaagaaaataaaattagtagttttagaataaaaatgtttttaaaaaataaatagtaattaaaagtaaagattaaaatttaattttagaatttcttaaatgtatttaatcattaatatttttatagccatattttttatttattatgtatttagttattattttttcataaatagttTAATAACTGATTATTGGTTCGGTTGGATGCACTGTTACACAATTAACTACCGAGcatgatttcttttcttttttttgggtgGCATCATTACAGAGTACAGACATTGggacctttttaatttttatcattatttttcacataactcccaaaacaaattaatatcgCACTCGTTTCCCTCGAGATTAATTCCACCTAATGTCACTTTTTTTGACATCGACTTCTCAAtgagtttttgttattttttttatatgttttgtcATGTTGAGAAGTTGGGTTGGGAAATCTAATTCTCAACctatttgtatgttttttttttatcataaatgcaagataatagtaaaatttaatataaaatattttttaaggaaatataaaatattttatttaacataaaaattatctaatttttttatttagagttAATTATGAactagaattaattttaaaatgtaaaattaaatatataaaaatatacctttttttctagaagaatgaattttaattatttgtatgttAAACTCAACGCTAAtaacaatttatgaaatttattaatatattaaattttttatgataaaagtattttaaatttttatttattttaaaccaaacatatattttaaaagtcttacggaaaaaatgatatatattgtataaattttttatatataatactataaaATACTCTGAAATTTAAGTgatatacacaaaaaaaaaatacataaaacgtTAAAGCAATATAAATATTAGGATAAGCGTTGTGATTTGATTCCGTTCCAACAACACAAATCACAAATCgatgaatttaagaaaaaaaaaatcattcaaataagtCTAAAGGAAAATCGACttgattcatttttcaatttttattgctTTGAATTTGAACACTTCTAATACTAACTTCTTCCTGAATACAAGTACCCTAGCAATATTTCttagaaaataacatataaaGTTGAATGCTATAATATGTAAACCACGACACCCGCTATTCTTTGCAATAGTTATTTTATTGAGCGTCATTCTCTTTGGTCTTTCGGCTGCTGCTGGTATcagcatgcattttttttttgtttataaaaaattgtagtaAAAATACATTAACTGTGCCGTAATGGCTTTTTTCTAGAAGAATGATTCTTAATTGTTAGTATACTCTAGATAGCATTCTTAGGATCTGAATCTAATTGATTGTTGATTTGCTTGATTTCGTAGACTTCTAAACTCCGACTTGTAGTGACGTGACATATTGAAGTTctacatcaaataaaaaaaattttaaatatactatataattaaa
The genomic region above belongs to Glycine max cultivar Williams 82 chromosome 14, Glycine_max_v4.0, whole genome shotgun sequence and contains:
- the LOC100783736 gene encoding probable acyl-activating enzyme 6 translates to MEQLKPSAPNSSPLTPLAFLDRAATVYAHVPSLVYNHTTFTWSLTRRRCLQLASSLSSLGIRRGSVVSVLAPNVPAMYELHFAVPFAGAILNNINTRLDARTVSVILRHANSRLVFVDCASRDLVLEALSLFPENQNQRPTLILITDETVEKEKAAPAVDNFLDTYEGLVSKGDPGFKWVLPNSEWDPMVLNYTSGTTSSPKGVVHCHRGTFIISVDTLIDWAVPKNPVYLWTLPMFHANGWSFPYGIAAVGGTNICVRKFDAEIVYSLIKRHHVTHMCGAPVVLNMLTNSPDNKPLEKPVQILTAGAPPPAAVLFRTEALGFVVSHGYGLTETGGLVVSCAWKGEWNKLPATERARLKARQGVRTAGMAEVDVVGPTGESVKRDGVSIGEVVMRGGCVMLGYLKDPSGTASCFKNGWFYTGDVGVMHEDGYLEIKDRSKDVIISGGENLSSVEVESVLYGHPAVNEAAVVARPHEYWGETPCAFVSLKREIKEKEKPTEKEIIEYCRDNMPHYMVPRTVIFKDELPKTSTGKIQKFVLRQIAKEMGSFTQSRI